Genomic DNA from Gimesia aquarii:
AAAACCTTTCTTAAATTCGTACATGCTCTTATTGCTGATCGTGAACCTCACGAAGGCAAATCTATAGATGAAGTAGGTTTTACAGAAGATTGGGCAAACAATACAATTTTTCAATTCCTTGAAGGAGCTGTGTCTTGGGCAGAAGATTCAGAATTTGGCGTCACGCAAGATCCATGCCTAGCTCAGAATAATTGGAAGCAATTTGCAGTATTTCTCTATTGCGGCAAAGTCTATGAATGATTGTTTTAGATCACTAATCTTTAAAAGAGCAATGTCCTGGTAACGGCTGTTACTCAGACATCAGAAAACAGCAAGTGTCAGGTAAATGACTATTTACTGGATACTTTTGACATTGTTCGGTTGAAATCAGGTGTTACATTCGACATGACACGAGATACCTAGATCATGCAACGCGCGAACCACATTGAACGCGTCTGAACGGACGACATTCGGAATGACGAATGCGCCAGAGCGGAATAGGCCGAGCAAATCGGACGATGATTTGTCGCAGATCGGTTTGATTTCGGTGATGGCAGCGGTTTTCGATACACCATCAGGGATTTCAGTTACGCGAACAGCGTTGTCGTCAGTATCGGTATCGATAAATGATTCATATTCGTCGGTGAGCCAATCAATGGCGGTATCAAATACACCTTCGATTTCAGTGTGTACCTCGTGATCCCATGTCGTTAAAGCTGGAGCCTGCGAGACATGACAGAGGAAATATGAGAAGTAGTTGTCGGAACCGAAGCAAATCCAATCAGGATACGTTGTTCGATTGCAATCGGCCATCTTGTGGATGTTGGCAAATGGCAGTGTCAATCCATCCGAAAATGAGTACAGTGGTCGAAGAGTATCTGGAACGATGGCGACATCTGTTGACGGCGAGATTGGAATCGACACACCGAACTCACGCTCGATTTGTGCAACAAGCATTGCGAATGGGGAATCTACCATCAGGTTATCTTAGCCACATAACTTGAATTAGACTGAATTATTTCGGTATGACCCATTAAGGGTAGAATTAATGAAATTTTGTTTAAACAGGGATGAATTTTCAAGAGAAAATTGAGGATGATGCTATGATCGAAGGAATTAGGTTGAATGATTCGAATCGGGAAAAGCAGAATTCTGAATGGCGATCTAAACTCATTCTTACACCCTTCTCAATATGATTTAAATTAGTGTCCGGGTAATACACATTACCCGGTAACTATGTACGCCAATTCATCAAAACGAACTTTTATTTCGAGAGCTTTTCTGGTTTCTTTCTATGATATGGTTTTCCTGCAAGATATAGCTCTAACCTCTCTTCAAAATCCCGCTTGTCGGCACTTTCATTTAGCATTTTTAGTAGCATTTTTTGATACTTTACTGCCTGTTCGAAGTCACCAGACTCGGCATAAGCTGCAGCTAAAGTGTCAATAAAATTTGGCTCTTTCCAATCCGAGAATTCACACGCTTTTTTTCCGGCTTCGACAGCCTTTTTACCATCACGATATTTAATATCAGGACAGGTTGCCCACAACCAAGCTAAACCATTGTAACCATCAGGTCGTTGAGGATGGAGTCGAACTGATTTATTATAGTCTAGTAAAGCTTCTTTATACGCTCCTTTTAAGTCCCAGGAGTTGCCACGATGAACAATTATTACTACATCAAAGGGATCAAGACGCATAGCAACTGTTTGATCTTTAATCGATTTGTCGTATTTACCTAATTTTGACCATGTGTTGCCTCGAGCGTTGTATGCGAGCATAAATTTTGGATCGAGTTGAATTGACTTGCTAAAGTCTTTAATGGCTTTATTGTATTTACCAATCTTTGACCAGGCGATACCACGATTGTAATGGGCATAGGCATCTTTCGAATCGAGTTGAATAGACATAGTATAGTCTTTAAGGGCCTTGTCGTAATCACCTTTCGTGAACCAGGTCATACCACGTTGATGGTAGGCTGGTGAATACTTAGGATCAAGTTCAATCGATTTGTTGTAGTCTTTAAGTGCGCGATCATAAGCAGGAGTGTAGCGGGCTCCTTTGGAATAATTGGCGTTGCCTCGATAATAGTATGTCATTGGGTTTTTGGGATAGAGTCGAATGGCATCATTGAAGTGCATGATGGCTGTGTCATATTCTCTTCTTGAAAGCCATAGCAAGCCTTCATAATGATAGGCTAGTGAACTATATGGATTGAGCCGAGTTGCCCAGGCGAAGTCATTAATAGCATTGCTAATAGCTTTGCTGCTTTCTTTTTGTTCGGACCAGACGATTCCCCGATTCATATAAGCCCAAGAACTAAGTAGGTTTTGGGTCTTGAGGTAATCGGTATAATATGAGATGGCATCATCGAGGGGAATTACATGCGATTTCTTGATCCACCCCGCTCCCACTAGCAATAGATCACCATCGATCTTGGAAACTATAAGTGGAAAAAGAATCTCCTCTGCAGGTATCTTAGTATCGTCTTTAACGCCTTTTATAAATTTCGCCTCAATCTTAGGCATAAATTTCTTGCCAATCCATTCTTCGGCTGAGATGGTTGACAAATTGAGAAACAGACATACAACAACGATTAGATAGAGCACTGAGATTAATTTTGTATGTTTAATACGTCTTAGCATGTGAATATTTTCCATTTATAAAATAAATCAATCTTGCACTTTATCTCTTCACTGTATTCGCTTTTAACAAGCTAAATTCAAAATGCTTTGATTGTATTAATCAACACACTTGAGCACAATCGTCTATTATTATGCAATTCTTATTTGAATATTATTGTTCGGGATATTATGCGATTACTAGAAACTTAGCCGTTACTTAAGATTATCTAAAACAACGAAGGTGACCGGGTAACAACTATTACCCGGTTACTTTTTGTTGAGAGATGGTGAGCACCACCGTGTCGAACTGTCTGGGTAACGTGCGTTACCCAGTCATTATTTTAGAGTGTGTCAATTTCGGATTACGTCAAGATTCGCAGGGACGCTACGAATGGATATCGACAACTAATCCAAGTCGATCAGCAATTCCTTTGAGTTTTTTGTTATGACACTATTTGTCTTACCATTCAGTGTCAGGTTGATGCAGATCTAACCCTCCGATATGTGAAGTTTGAATGTAGTCTTTAGGTGGCGTTGGTAAATCAGCAATACAGTTCTCAGAGCAAGCGTGAACCAGTAATGGAACAACATCAGAACCGATCCTCAGGGATATCCAGACTTGCCGAACCGAGTTTTTGTCCAACGGGCTAGAACATACGCTACAACCAGGTGGTAAGTAGCTACTGTGAATCTGGGGTAAACTTGGAAACGGTGGTCGGTATTTGTAGTTTCCGTATAGAGCACGTGTACTGATCGTACTTTTTTTAAGATTTTTACATCGTCGAATCTCATACGGGAACCAGTGTAGGCGATAAGACGTGTATGGTGAGAACTCTTCGAGTGACTCCATCTCACCAATCTCAGGTGGAATTCGCACTAGACTACTTCCATATAGAATGAAATGTTTTACAACTTTGAGTTTCGCGATACTGGCAGGGAGGATGCAAATTTGAGCCCACTCATGAGGTTTCATTTCAGGACCGGGTGAGAACTCGGTTCGCCCGTCTCGCGCGGCGACGTCAATTAGCTCATTGAGGCGATACCAACCATCGCATTCAGTGTCCTGCTCTTCAGTGTGAATGTAGAGTTCTGGCCATACGGAATCGTTATATTGTGTGTCTAAGCAATTGCAAGCAGGTCGCTCGACCGTATTAGCTGATGCTTCTTTCGCCCAGAGATTCTTCAATAACGGAAATTTTTTGAAAGGGAACATTTGGGGTGACTACTCCGGCAAAATAAGCTTCTCTATTTAGTTAGCGACATCTCTTTTTGTTCTCCGACATAGCTTAATGATATGAGGCAGCAACAACATTTCAAGATGTAACATTTTTTATAATAACTAGTTACACCTAGTCATCTGCTGATTCGAATAACCAAAAAGTCATGATTACTCGTTCCTACAAACAAAAATGACCAGATAACGTAAGTTTCCTAGTCAGGTTGAGCACCTTGATATGTTTCATCATTGTGAGATTGGAACGACCAACTCACCATTTATTCCAAAGTCGGGCTTTCCCTGAGATCCTGGCACCCAACCTGCATCCAAAGCGCTCACTATTAATCCTTTGATTGTTTGGGGTGTTACTTTTCTTTTCTGGCCATCTGGCGTGCCATCGTGGTAGTCAAAGGACGAACGTAGTTTTTGGCCTTTCACATCATCTTGTTCAATTATCACGTCAATCACCAAGTCATTGCCTGTTACCATCCAACGGTAAGAGACGCCATTCACCGTGATAGTTCTTGAGTTTTTTTTAGGTAGGGTCATTCACCTGTCTTTCTTCAAGAAACATAACTTTCTTATTCACCTGCATAGACTTGCTCGTATATGAAGCTCCACAGGCTTCATTTCATGCATAGATGCTGTATATGTTACTTGGCCTGAATTACATTTCAAGGCGTATCTTCTTTGGGTTTGAGCAATTACAGCAAGTCATCTGCAGACATTAGAAACAGAAGTGACCGGGTAATAACTGTTACCTGGTCACTATTCATTAATGGATAGTCCCAACCACACGAGCATATTTTGATCTCGTATTAATACTCAATGCTATACAGAGCCATTCTGGACCTAATGTGATCGTATTGGTGAAATTAATGAATATCGTCGATCGACGGGGATGCATTGATTGGTTGTCGCGGAAACTTCCGTTTGGCTTCCTGGATCAACGGCATCAATTGCTCTTTCGCAATTCCGCGAATGGATCGTTTCTCTTTGGCTGCATAACGACTTAACGGCAACCACTCATCAGTATTGAGTTCTACTTGGACAATCTTCCTGTTTCTCTTCATAATCTGCCCTTGACTTTTGCGAGTTGTACAATCCTTAATTTAAAACGCAATCGAAAAGCCGGAGCCGAACCATGGAGCGGAGAAGCGACGGTTAATTTCAGAGCGGTAGCGCAGGGAAGCAATACCGCTTTTATATCATTTCTCAGCATGGCAAGGAAGCCAGATCGATGCTCGACAAACTCCCTTTCAAAGCGCTTGACGGTAAGAAAACGTATCTCACTGCATTTCTTACCATTGTCTTTTCCCTAAGCGGAATGCTACTTGGTGAAATTGAGACAGCCGAAGCGATCAAGCTATTACTGGCCGCCTTCGGCCTCGTGGGGATTGGTCACAAATTAGAAAAGAGTGCTCCGATTCAAATGGTGTTTGGAGAAATCGAACCAACTGAGGAGAGATATCACGATCCTCGTCAGTCTTTAGACGACTGATCAATGGGCGGTCTATTAAGAATCATCGCAACCCTTTTGGAGCTGTTGTTTTTCTGGACTAAGAGAAAGCACAGCGACGAAAACGAGCGGCTGGAAGAAGTGGAAAGGATTCAACGCAATGCGACCAAGCGAGACGAACAAGCGGTTCAATCACAGTTTCACCGTATGCGTTCTCGTGGTCGCATTACTAACGATCGTTAGTGGTTGTAATTTGGTGGATCGTTTCAAACGTAAACCGGAAACCCAAGTGATCGCGGTACCAGACAAAATGGTTCCGGATATGCTCGATCAAGGTGAGCCAGCTCCGTATGACGGTTGGCTCTTTTCGGATTCCCTTTTTAATGAGTACGCTCCCTACTGGCAAAAGGGACCTTACGGGAGCGACCACAAATGATGGCCATTTCCCCGGATCCAAACCGACCGGAATCCAAAGTTTTCGATTCCATTTCGATGCTTTTACTTTGGATCTTCGCTTTCCTGATCCTTTTATTGACACTGCCTGGTTGTCAGTCAGACGATCAAAAACAACAGTATCGCCCCTTTTACAATCCCCCTTCAAAACGAGCCCAGCCGTCGGAAAAGATCCGGAAACCGATCCAGGGAGCTGCGGACCGTGTCGATGAGGTATTGGAGAAAACTCCGGTGCCGGCCGTTGCTGGAATTCTGGCAAACGATGCACTCGACATGATAAAGAAAGTTGAAACGATTACGGTTCAAGAACCCGATCCGGAAGTCGTCGAAATCATCGAACCGAAACCGGATCCATTGTATGAGGTTCCGAAAGATTCAAGCGATTCGGATCAGGTGATTGAGGATGAAACAGAATCAAACAGTGGAACTGTTTTTCTCGTCTTTATTGCTTTGATGGCGTTGATCTATCTTGGTTTCAAATTGTTGAAAGGATTCAAACGTGAAAAGCCTCAACGCCAATGATCGACCCGCTGCGGAATTGCTGGGAGCGGATCCCGTCATTCAGACGGAGGAAGATCTCAACAAGGCTTTAAACGAGCTCTCATTTCTGAACGCCTTTGATCAGTCAGTCAACGCGACTTGCACCCGGTATATCGAGAAACTCAAACAGGAGTCTGAGCAACGCAAATATGTTTTGATTGATGATCAAGATCCTGTCACTATCACAAGTCGTAGAGAGCTGCTTCACGAGCGAGTGAACGAGTATTGCAAAGCAAATCGATCGAGCTTGATGGAGGGTAAGAAGAAAACCAAATCGTTTCCACACGGTTCGGTGAGCTTCAAAGATCAGCCCGCCAAGGTGGAGTATCGATCTGGTCTGAAAGAAGCGGACAGTCTCGGTCTCTTAGATAAGCTGATGCAGTCAACATTGGTTGAACAGATCGTTGCCTGGTTGAATGCGATCTGTATCTTTGGCAAGAACAAAGAGGCGCGCTTGCTATCCGAAGTTGTCGAACTCAAACCGAAGCTCAGTGTTTCGAAGATCAAAAAAGCATTCGAAGAAAAACGTTTGACGGCAGATCATTTGAAACAACTCGGCCTGAAATATTCTAAAGGCAAAGAGCAGCTGAC
This window encodes:
- a CDS encoding host-nuclease inhibitor Gam family protein, with the protein product MKSLNANDRPAAELLGADPVIQTEEDLNKALNELSFLNAFDQSVNATCTRYIEKLKQESEQRKYVLIDDQDPVTITSRRELLHERVNEYCKANRSSLMEGKKKTKSFPHGSVSFKDQPAKVEYRSGLKEADSLGLLDKLMQSTLVEQIVAWLNAICIFGKNKEARLLSEVVELKPKLSVSKIKKAFEEKRLTADHLKQLGLKYSKGKEQLTIKPAEYEPG
- a CDS encoding DUF7660 family protein, which codes for MKEVQEILENVTDEKTFLKFVHALIADREPHEGKSIDEVGFTEDWANNTIFQFLEGAVSWAEDSEFGVTQDPCLAQNNWKQFAVFLYCGKVYE
- a CDS encoding tetratricopeptide repeat protein → MLRRIKHTKLISVLYLIVVVCLFLNLSTISAEEWIGKKFMPKIEAKFIKGVKDDTKIPAEEILFPLIVSKIDGDLLLVGAGWIKKSHVIPLDDAISYYTDYLKTQNLLSSWAYMNRGIVWSEQKESSKAISNAINDFAWATRLNPYSSLAYHYEGLLWLSRREYDTAIMHFNDAIRLYPKNPMTYYYRGNANYSKGARYTPAYDRALKDYNKSIELDPKYSPAYHQRGMTWFTKGDYDKALKDYTMSIQLDSKDAYAHYNRGIAWSKIGKYNKAIKDFSKSIQLDPKFMLAYNARGNTWSKLGKYDKSIKDQTVAMRLDPFDVVIIVHRGNSWDLKGAYKEALLDYNKSVRLHPQRPDGYNGLAWLWATCPDIKYRDGKKAVEAGKKACEFSDWKEPNFIDTLAAAYAESGDFEQAVKYQKMLLKMLNESADKRDFEERLELYLAGKPYHRKKPEKLSK